A single region of the Capra hircus breed San Clemente chromosome X unlocalized genomic scaffold, ASM170441v1, whole genome shotgun sequence genome encodes:
- the GDPD2 gene encoding glycerophosphoinositol inositolphosphodiesterase GDPD2 isoform X1: MAESPGCCFVWARCFHCLYSCHWKKCPKDRMQTNKCECVWFGLLFLTFLLSLGWLYVVLILLNDLHNFNEFLFQHWGHWMDWSPAFLLVISLLVTYASLLLLLALLLWLCGQPLCLHTIHKVLLLLIIFLVAAGLVGLEVQWREEWHSLRLSLQATAPFLHIGAAAGITLLAWPVADTFYHIHRRGPKILLLLLYFGATLGIYLAPLFISSACIMEPKDLPHKPKLIGHRGAPMLAPENTLMSLRKTAECGAVVFETDVMVSSDGIPFLMHDERLTRTTDVASVFPDRVNSHSSNFSWAELRRLNAGAWFLQRQPFWGAKQLSGHDREDAENQTVPSLEEILKEAEGLNLSIIFDLRRPPGNHTYHDSFVNQTLETVLSSGVPQAMVLWLPDEDRAYVQERAPQMRQIYGHLEGHGTENPQFLNLPYQDLPLLDIKALHHDNVSVNLFVVNKPWLFSLIWCAGVDSVTTNDCQLLQQMRYPVWLIPARTYLIIWIVTNCVSILLLLWTFLLQQRCAKERQRTGLETAVLLTRINNFIRE, encoded by the exons ATGGCCGAGTCCCCTGGCTGCTGCTTTGTCTGGGCCCGCTGCTTCCACTGCCTGTACAGCTGCCACTGGAAGAAATGCCCCAAAGATAGGATGCAAACCAACAAG TGCGAATGCGTCTGGTTCGGCTTGCTCTTCCTCACCTTCCTCCTGTCCCTGGGCTGGCTGTACGTCGTGCTCATCCTTCTCAATGACCTGCACAACTTCAATGA ATTCCTATTCCAGCACTGGGGGCACTGGATGGACTGGTCCCCAGCATTCCTGCTGGTCATCTCTCTACTGGTCACATACGCATCCCTGCTCTTG ctcctggccctgCTCCTGTGGCTCTGCGGCCAGCCTCTATGCCTGCACACCATCCACAAG GTGCTGCTGCTCCTCATCATATTTCTTGTGGCTGCTGGCCTTGTGGGACTGGAGGTCCAGTGGCGGGAGGAGTGGCATAGCTTACGTCTGTCACTGCAG GCCACAGCCCCATTCCTTCACATTGGAGCAGCTGCTGGCATCACCCTCCTGGCCTGGCCTGTGGCTGATACCTTCTACCATATCCATCGAAGAG GTCCCAAGATCCTGCTACTGCTCCTATATTTTGGAGCCACCCTGGGCATCTACCTGGCACCCCTATTCATCTCCTCAGCCTGTATCATGGAACCCAAAGACCTACCACACAAGCCTAAGTTGATAGGACACCGAGGGGCCCCCATG CTGGCCCCCGAGAACACCCTGATGTCCCTGCGGAAGACAGCTGAATGTGGAGCTGTTGTGTTTGAGACCGACGTGATGGTCAG CTCCGATGGGATCCCCTTTCTCATGCATGATGAGCGCCTGACCAGGACCACAGATGTGGCCTCTGTGTTCCCAGACCGAGTCAACAGCCACAGCAGTAACTTCTCCTGGGCTGAACTGAGGAGGCTCAATGCTGGGGCCTGGTTCCTTCAG AGGCAACCTTTCTGGGGGGCTAAGCAGCTGTCAGGCCATGATCGAGAAGATGCTGAGAATCAAACAGTGCCATCCTTGGAAGAGATACTGAAGGAAGCTGAAGGCCTCAACCTTTCTATCATATTTGACCTGCGCCGCCCCCCAGGAAACCACACATATCATGACAGTTTTGTCAACCAGACATTGGAGACTGTGCTGAGTTCAGGAGTGCCCCAAGCCATG GTCCTTTGGCTACCGGATGAAGATCGGGCTTATGTCCAAGAAAGAGCCCCCCAAATGCGCCAGATATATGGACATCTGGAAGGCCATGGCACTGAGAATCCCCAGTTTCTCAACCTCCCCTATCAAGACCTGCCACTGTTGGATATCAA GGCACTGCACCATGATAATGTCTCGGTGAACCTATTTGTAGTGAACAAGCCCTGGCTCTTCTCCCTAATCTGGTGTGCAGGGGTGGATTCAGTCACCACCAACGACTGCCAGCTGCTGCAGCAGATGCGTTACCCTGTCTGGCTTATT cCTGCTCGAACCTACCTGATAATATGGATCGTTACCAATTGTGTCTCCATCCTGCTGCTTTTGTGGACTTTCCTCCTACAACA GAGGTGTGCTAAGGAGAGACAGAGAACCG GGCTAGAGACAGCAGTGCTGCTGACCAGGATCAACAATTTCATAAGGGAGTGA
- the GDPD2 gene encoding glycerophosphoinositol inositolphosphodiesterase GDPD2 isoform X2, whose amino-acid sequence MAESPGCCFVWARCFHCLYSCHWKKCPKDRMQTNKLLALLLWLCGQPLCLHTIHKVLLLLIIFLVAAGLVGLEVQWREEWHSLRLSLQATAPFLHIGAAAGITLLAWPVADTFYHIHRRGPKILLLLLYFGATLGIYLAPLFISSACIMEPKDLPHKPKLIGHRGAPMLAPENTLMSLRKTAECGAVVFETDVMVSSDGIPFLMHDERLTRTTDVASVFPDRVNSHSSNFSWAELRRLNAGAWFLQRQPFWGAKQLSGHDREDAENQTVPSLEEILKEAEGLNLSIIFDLRRPPGNHTYHDSFVNQTLETVLSSGVPQAMVLWLPDEDRAYVQERAPQMRQIYGHLEGHGTENPQFLNLPYQDLPLLDIKALHHDNVSVNLFVVNKPWLFSLIWCAGVDSVTTNDCQLLQQMRYPVWLIPARTYLIIWIVTNCVSILLLLWTFLLQQRCAKERQRTGLETAVLLTRINNFIRE is encoded by the exons ATGGCCGAGTCCCCTGGCTGCTGCTTTGTCTGGGCCCGCTGCTTCCACTGCCTGTACAGCTGCCACTGGAAGAAATGCCCCAAAGATAGGATGCAAACCAACAAG ctcctggccctgCTCCTGTGGCTCTGCGGCCAGCCTCTATGCCTGCACACCATCCACAAG GTGCTGCTGCTCCTCATCATATTTCTTGTGGCTGCTGGCCTTGTGGGACTGGAGGTCCAGTGGCGGGAGGAGTGGCATAGCTTACGTCTGTCACTGCAG GCCACAGCCCCATTCCTTCACATTGGAGCAGCTGCTGGCATCACCCTCCTGGCCTGGCCTGTGGCTGATACCTTCTACCATATCCATCGAAGAG GTCCCAAGATCCTGCTACTGCTCCTATATTTTGGAGCCACCCTGGGCATCTACCTGGCACCCCTATTCATCTCCTCAGCCTGTATCATGGAACCCAAAGACCTACCACACAAGCCTAAGTTGATAGGACACCGAGGGGCCCCCATG CTGGCCCCCGAGAACACCCTGATGTCCCTGCGGAAGACAGCTGAATGTGGAGCTGTTGTGTTTGAGACCGACGTGATGGTCAG CTCCGATGGGATCCCCTTTCTCATGCATGATGAGCGCCTGACCAGGACCACAGATGTGGCCTCTGTGTTCCCAGACCGAGTCAACAGCCACAGCAGTAACTTCTCCTGGGCTGAACTGAGGAGGCTCAATGCTGGGGCCTGGTTCCTTCAG AGGCAACCTTTCTGGGGGGCTAAGCAGCTGTCAGGCCATGATCGAGAAGATGCTGAGAATCAAACAGTGCCATCCTTGGAAGAGATACTGAAGGAAGCTGAAGGCCTCAACCTTTCTATCATATTTGACCTGCGCCGCCCCCCAGGAAACCACACATATCATGACAGTTTTGTCAACCAGACATTGGAGACTGTGCTGAGTTCAGGAGTGCCCCAAGCCATG GTCCTTTGGCTACCGGATGAAGATCGGGCTTATGTCCAAGAAAGAGCCCCCCAAATGCGCCAGATATATGGACATCTGGAAGGCCATGGCACTGAGAATCCCCAGTTTCTCAACCTCCCCTATCAAGACCTGCCACTGTTGGATATCAA GGCACTGCACCATGATAATGTCTCGGTGAACCTATTTGTAGTGAACAAGCCCTGGCTCTTCTCCCTAATCTGGTGTGCAGGGGTGGATTCAGTCACCACCAACGACTGCCAGCTGCTGCAGCAGATGCGTTACCCTGTCTGGCTTATT cCTGCTCGAACCTACCTGATAATATGGATCGTTACCAATTGTGTCTCCATCCTGCTGCTTTTGTGGACTTTCCTCCTACAACA GAGGTGTGCTAAGGAGAGACAGAGAACCG GGCTAGAGACAGCAGTGCTGCTGACCAGGATCAACAATTTCATAAGGGAGTGA